One window of Corynebacterium accolens genomic DNA carries:
- a CDS encoding short-chain fatty acyl-CoA regulator family protein translates to MTKHYAGARIHALRKQRGLTQVAMAKKLGLSTSYLNQLENDQRPLTVTVLMQLAQRFTVDPSYFAEDRDIHTITELRHIFPDASEETLSDLASRFPELMPRFVDVASRAPAADPSPFEVVRDFFYDAHNYIHELDVLAEELAGQLGDRVLRRGRLASRMHEDLGVTVRFSRPGPRRSFDPDTRELSLRDGLSEAQLVFEMALQYCLLAYGDICDNLVSELPEGESQDLATLGLAQYFAAAVTMPYQRFLTMAEDTRYDIDLLCNYFGTGFETTAQRLATLQRPGLKGVPFSFIRTDRAGNISKRQSSTAFHFARSGGSCPLWVVHRAFETPNRITRQVAAMPDGHAYLWIGRFVQGTAKSWGTPRKEFAVGLGCDIAQADRIVYADALNLDISAATPIGPGCTACPREFCPQRALPEADRPIKIELNRTAEHAYSTF, encoded by the coding sequence ATGACCAAGCACTATGCGGGGGCACGGATTCACGCTTTGCGCAAGCAGCGCGGGCTCACCCAGGTGGCGATGGCGAAGAAGTTGGGGTTATCCACGAGCTACCTCAACCAGCTAGAAAACGACCAGCGCCCGCTGACCGTCACCGTGTTAATGCAGCTAGCCCAGCGCTTTACCGTGGATCCCAGCTACTTCGCCGAAGACCGCGATATCCATACGATTACCGAGCTCCGCCACATCTTCCCCGATGCCTCTGAAGAAACGCTCTCGGATCTCGCCTCTCGCTTTCCCGAGTTGATGCCGCGGTTTGTTGATGTTGCTTCCCGCGCGCCCGCTGCGGACCCCTCCCCCTTTGAAGTGGTGCGGGATTTCTTTTATGACGCGCATAATTACATCCACGAGCTCGATGTGCTCGCAGAAGAACTCGCTGGCCAGTTGGGCGATCGCGTCCTGCGCCGCGGCCGGCTCGCCTCCCGCATGCATGAGGATCTGGGGGTTACGGTGCGCTTTTCCCGTCCCGGCCCTCGGCGCAGCTTCGACCCAGATACGCGCGAGCTCTCGCTGCGCGATGGGTTATCTGAGGCGCAATTGGTCTTTGAAATGGCCCTGCAATACTGCCTGCTGGCCTACGGCGATATCTGTGACAACCTCGTATCTGAACTGCCCGAAGGCGAATCCCAAGACTTAGCCACCCTGGGCCTTGCGCAGTACTTCGCGGCGGCTGTCACCATGCCCTACCAGCGCTTTCTCACGATGGCAGAAGATACCCGCTACGATATCGACCTGCTGTGCAACTACTTTGGGACTGGGTTTGAAACAACCGCGCAGCGCCTCGCCACGCTCCAGCGCCCAGGGCTTAAGGGCGTGCCCTTTTCCTTCATCCGCACCGACCGCGCGGGCAATATTTCCAAGCGGCAGTCCTCTACCGCCTTTCACTTCGCGCGCTCTGGTGGATCCTGCCCCCTGTGGGTAGTCCACCGCGCCTTTGAAACCCCGAACCGCATTACCCGCCAGGTCGCCGCCATGCCGGATGGCCACGCTTACCTGTGGATCGGGCGTTTCGTGCAGGGAACCGCCAAGTCGTGGGGCACGCCGCGCAAGGAATTCGCGGTAGGCCTAGGCTGCGATATCGCCCAGGCGGATCGCATCGTCTATGCCGATGCCCTGAACCTAGACATTTCCGCCGCCACCCCGATTGGCCCAGGCTGTACCGCCTGCCCCCGCGAATTCTGTCCGCAGCGCGCCCTGCCGGAGGCAGATAGGCCGATCAAAATCGAGCTTAACCGCACTGCGGAGCATGCTTACTCCACGTTCTAG
- a CDS encoding C40 family peptidase gives MLATAIKNIAALQPSPLPDVQLPRVPDLSAAQPLADIAHGDASQLIAAANLLTGDNETISAVLNQARGLVTAAASDIFGIGTRLIQAAAPIAMGLISLDPASRAAALASFRTVIDEHIGLAMARVNRLKDELTTTAAALLPISQRPVESAVGQPQQATAAAATHTAVASPAELGAAPAPPPSAGAEAGSEAGRAAVAAAKSQVGQPYTWGGTGNGGFDCSGLTQWAYSQAGVDIPRTADQQAIGKQVSADQLQPGDLVVWDGHVAMYSGNGEIVEAGDPVQTNPLRTNNMGMQFKGFWRPTA, from the coding sequence GTGCTTGCTACCGCCATTAAAAATATCGCCGCGCTGCAGCCTTCGCCGCTTCCCGATGTCCAACTTCCCCGCGTCCCAGATCTCTCCGCCGCCCAACCGCTGGCGGATATCGCCCACGGCGATGCCTCGCAGCTTATCGCTGCCGCGAACCTCCTCACCGGCGATAACGAGACCATCTCCGCAGTACTCAACCAGGCCCGCGGCCTCGTTACGGCGGCTGCCAGCGATATCTTTGGCATCGGCACGCGGCTCATCCAAGCCGCTGCGCCCATCGCGATGGGATTAATCTCCCTTGATCCCGCCTCCCGGGCTGCAGCGCTTGCGTCCTTTCGCACCGTGATAGACGAGCACATTGGCTTGGCGATGGCCCGGGTCAACCGCCTGAAAGACGAGCTCACCACCACCGCCGCGGCCCTGTTGCCCATCTCCCAGCGTCCGGTGGAATCAGCCGTTGGCCAGCCCCAGCAGGCCACGGCCGCCGCGGCGACGCATACCGCGGTGGCTTCTCCGGCGGAGCTAGGCGCTGCACCCGCGCCGCCCCCATCAGCGGGCGCAGAAGCCGGCTCAGAGGCAGGCCGCGCGGCCGTGGCCGCGGCCAAGAGCCAGGTGGGCCAGCCCTATACCTGGGGCGGAACCGGCAACGGTGGCTTTGACTGCTCAGGGCTTACCCAGTGGGCCTATTCCCAAGCGGGGGTGGATATACCGCGCACGGCGGACCAGCAGGCCATCGGCAAGCAGGTCAGCGCCGATCAACTCCAGCCCGGCGATCTGGTGGTCTGGGATGGCCATGTGGCGATGTATTCCGGTAATGGCGAGATTGTGGAGGCCGGCGACCCCGTACAGACCAACCCGCTGCGAACGAATAATATGGGCATGCAATTTAAGGGTTTTTGGCGGCCGACTGCCTGA
- the upp gene encoding uracil phosphoribosyltransferase, with translation MDIHVVDHPLAASRLTLMRDARSDNSAFRAALKDLGTMLVYEASRDLAVENFACETPVATAQGTRLQDPPIIVPIIRAGLGMVDPALSMIPDAQVGFIGMARDEETHEPVPYLEALPQDLTGRTVFVVDPMLATGGSLLHALRLLAARGATDITAICMVSAQNGVDALEKSGLPVRLVTAAIDPELNADAYIVPGLGDAGDRLYGPRNIDL, from the coding sequence ATGGATATCCACGTCGTAGACCACCCGCTTGCTGCTTCCCGCCTGACCCTGATGCGCGATGCGCGCAGTGATAACTCTGCTTTTCGCGCCGCGCTCAAGGACCTGGGAACCATGCTCGTGTATGAAGCCTCCCGCGATTTGGCGGTAGAAAACTTCGCTTGCGAAACCCCGGTTGCCACAGCACAAGGCACCCGCCTGCAGGATCCACCCATCATCGTGCCCATCATTCGCGCCGGGCTCGGCATGGTGGATCCCGCCCTGTCGATGATTCCAGATGCCCAGGTCGGCTTCATTGGCATGGCGCGCGATGAAGAAACCCACGAGCCCGTGCCGTACTTGGAGGCGCTGCCGCAAGACCTGACCGGGCGCACCGTCTTCGTCGTTGATCCCATGCTGGCCACCGGCGGATCCCTGCTGCACGCCCTGCGCCTCTTGGCCGCCCGCGGCGCTACCGATATCACCGCCATCTGCATGGTCTCGGCCCAAAATGGCGTGGATGCGCTGGAGAAATCGGGCCTTCCCGTCCGCCTCGTCACCGCCGCCATTGACCCTGAACTCAATGCGGATGCCTATATCGTGCCGGGGCTTGGCGATGCCGGCGATCGCCTCTACGGCCCGCGCAATATCGATCTTTAA
- a CDS encoding helix-turn-helix domain-containing protein yields the protein MSFIQLMWSSYGYGFSQQLRRVRERRGVSQQVLADISGVSRSQISNLERNENGLHTMADPQLSTVYKLALALEIPPAVLLPAGGDVVEGHLADSAVLGVEDVAPFPQDYINQRRFSNARG from the coding sequence GTGAGTTTTATTCAACTGATGTGGTCGAGCTACGGCTACGGATTTTCGCAACAACTGCGCCGCGTGCGCGAGCGGCGCGGGGTATCCCAGCAAGTGCTTGCGGATATCTCGGGGGTATCGCGCAGCCAGATTTCCAACCTGGAACGCAATGAAAATGGCCTACACACCATGGCGGACCCGCAATTATCCACGGTGTACAAGCTGGCGCTGGCTTTAGAAATCCCGCCGGCGGTCCTCTTGCCGGCCGGTGGGGACGTGGTGGAGGGCCACTTGGCAGACTCCGCCGTGCTCGGGGTAGAAGATGTGGCGCCCTTTCCGCAGGACTACATCAACCAGCGACGCTTTAGTAATGCGCGAGGCTAA
- a CDS encoding NAD(P)H-quinone dehydrogenase: MLNQTKRIVIIGGGPAGYEAALAGAKYGAEITIIEDQGMGGNSVVLDCVPSKSFIAGANIKTDLRRADDMELNEGIGKAQLSISALNQRVQDLAAKQSGDIRNTMDSLGARVIDGRAHFPEDQQADAFGGHKVTAVFNEDGHEETLDADLVLVATGATPRILPGAQPDGERILTWQQVYNLTELPEHLIVVGSGVTGAEFVSAFAELGVKVTMVASRDRILPHDDADAADVLETVLSERGVELEKNCRVETVNRTEDGNVLVTTQDGREIHGSHVIMSIGSIPNTKDLKLENVGVETAKSGHIQVDRVSRTNIAGIYAAGDCSDLFPLASVAAMQGRVAMYHALGEGVSPLRLKTVANAVFTRPEIAAVGFTQAEIEAGEVAARAITMPLNTNPRAKMRSLQHGFVKLFCRATSGRVIGGVIVAPTASELILPIAMAVTNQLTVNQLADSFAVYPSLSGTITEAARRLVAHDDLE; the protein is encoded by the coding sequence GTGTTGAACCAGACCAAGCGAATTGTCATCATCGGCGGTGGCCCGGCGGGCTATGAGGCAGCGCTGGCTGGCGCCAAGTACGGCGCGGAAATCACCATCATCGAAGACCAAGGCATGGGCGGCAATAGCGTGGTCTTGGACTGTGTTCCCTCCAAGTCCTTCATCGCCGGCGCCAATATTAAAACGGACTTGCGCCGCGCGGATGACATGGAGCTGAACGAGGGCATCGGCAAGGCGCAGCTTTCCATCAGTGCGCTGAACCAGCGCGTGCAGGACTTGGCGGCTAAGCAATCCGGTGATATCCGCAATACCATGGATTCCCTGGGCGCCCGCGTTATCGATGGCCGCGCGCACTTCCCGGAGGATCAGCAGGCCGATGCCTTTGGTGGGCACAAGGTCACCGCGGTCTTCAATGAGGATGGACACGAGGAGACGCTGGATGCGGACCTCGTCTTGGTGGCTACCGGCGCCACCCCACGCATTTTGCCCGGCGCCCAGCCGGATGGCGAGCGCATCCTGACCTGGCAGCAGGTATATAACCTTACCGAGCTGCCGGAGCACCTCATTGTGGTGGGGTCCGGTGTCACCGGTGCCGAGTTCGTCTCCGCCTTCGCTGAGCTGGGCGTCAAAGTTACGATGGTGGCCTCGCGCGATCGCATCTTGCCGCATGATGATGCCGATGCCGCCGACGTCCTCGAAACCGTGCTGAGCGAGCGCGGCGTGGAGCTTGAAAAGAACTGCCGCGTGGAAACCGTTAACCGCACCGAGGACGGCAACGTGCTGGTGACCACGCAGGACGGGCGCGAGATTCACGGCTCGCACGTCATCATGTCCATTGGTTCCATCCCGAATACCAAGGATCTGAAGCTGGAAAACGTGGGCGTGGAAACCGCGAAGTCTGGTCACATCCAGGTAGACCGCGTCTCGCGCACCAATATTGCCGGCATTTACGCAGCCGGTGACTGCTCCGATCTTTTCCCGCTTGCCTCCGTGGCCGCGATGCAGGGCCGTGTGGCGATGTACCACGCGCTTGGTGAAGGCGTCTCGCCGCTGCGCCTGAAGACCGTGGCTAACGCGGTCTTTACCCGCCCGGAGATCGCCGCGGTCGGCTTTACCCAGGCTGAGATCGAGGCCGGTGAGGTCGCCGCCCGCGCCATTACCATGCCGCTGAATACCAACCCGCGTGCGAAGATGCGCTCGCTGCAGCACGGTTTTGTCAAGCTATTCTGCCGCGCAACGTCCGGCCGCGTGATCGGTGGCGTCATCGTCGCGCCGACCGCCTCCGAGCTCATCCTGCCCATCGCTATGGCAGTGACCAACCAGCTCACGGTGAACCAGCTGGCCGATTCCTTTGCGGTCTACCCATCGCTATCTGGCACCATCACCGAGGCCGCCCGCCGCTTGGTGGCCCATGATGACCTGGAGTAA
- a CDS encoding M20 family metallopeptidase, translating to MISEFINEWFDAHRAEVIAWRRHIHRNPETANQEVETTNYIANILADYGLEPQRFPHTGLMVDIGPDTELGRLAFRADIDALPITEVTGLEFTSEKPGTMHACGHDVHTTVALGLACALADFQRVNELELGIRVIFQPAEEVWVGGATDVISWGALEGVHSIFAIHAEPKLRVGRIGIRAGAITSATDVVELKIKGPGGHTSRPHLSADVVYALGKVITELPALLSRRVDPRTGTVLVFGQVNSGYAPNAIPETGMLTGTMRTADITIWRQMQELFAELVDQILAPVGVEHELSYNRGVPPVLNDDVATAMLASAAQSIDPQAVVQAPQSSGGEDFSWYLEKVPGSMARLGCWSGEGEQHDLHMGDLIVDERAIGVGIKLFGAVVEQFMGENAQAD from the coding sequence GTGATCTCGGAGTTTATTAACGAGTGGTTCGATGCTCACCGTGCGGAGGTCATTGCGTGGCGGCGCCATATCCACCGCAATCCGGAAACGGCGAACCAAGAGGTGGAAACCACCAATTACATCGCGAATATCCTTGCGGATTACGGGCTTGAGCCGCAGCGCTTCCCGCACACCGGCCTCATGGTGGATATCGGCCCGGATACAGAGCTTGGCCGCTTGGCCTTCCGCGCCGATATCGATGCCCTGCCCATTACCGAGGTAACTGGGCTGGAGTTTACCTCTGAGAAGCCGGGGACCATGCACGCGTGCGGTCACGACGTGCACACTACCGTGGCGCTCGGTTTGGCCTGCGCGCTGGCGGATTTTCAGCGGGTTAATGAGCTGGAGCTGGGCATTCGCGTCATCTTCCAGCCGGCGGAGGAAGTGTGGGTCGGCGGGGCCACCGACGTTATTTCTTGGGGCGCGTTAGAAGGCGTGCATTCCATCTTCGCCATCCACGCCGAGCCGAAGCTGCGCGTGGGGCGCATTGGCATCCGCGCCGGGGCTATTACCTCGGCAACGGACGTGGTGGAGCTCAAGATCAAGGGCCCGGGCGGGCATACCTCGCGCCCACACCTATCCGCGGATGTGGTCTATGCGCTGGGCAAGGTTATTACGGAGCTGCCGGCGCTGCTGTCTCGCCGCGTTGATCCGCGCACCGGCACGGTTTTGGTCTTTGGCCAGGTCAATTCCGGCTACGCTCCTAACGCAATCCCGGAAACTGGCATGCTGACCGGCACGATGCGCACCGCCGATATCACCATCTGGCGCCAGATGCAGGAGCTCTTCGCGGAGCTAGTGGATCAGATCCTTGCGCCGGTGGGGGTAGAACACGAATTGTCCTATAATCGCGGCGTGCCGCCGGTGCTTAACGATGACGTCGCTACCGCCATGCTCGCTTCTGCCGCACAATCCATCGACCCGCAAGCCGTGGTCCAGGCCCCGCAGTCTTCCGGCGGCGAGGACTTTTCCTGGTATTTGGAAAAGGTGCCCGGTTCCATGGCGCGCCTTGGTTGCTGGTCCGGGGAGGGGGAGCAGCACGATCTGCACATGGGCGACCTCATCGTGGATGAGCGGGCAATTGGTGTGGGCATTAAGCTTTTCGGGGCTGTGGTCGAGCAATTTATGGGGGAGAATGCGCAGGCGGACTAA